From the Polyangiaceae bacterium genome, one window contains:
- a CDS encoding DUF938 domain-containing protein, protein MKQSSPAALRNRDPILEQLRQIFPMQGLVLEIASGTGEHVLHFAAALPQLTFQPTDANPASLESVRAHLADAALSNVLEPKTLDVCAEAWPVERADAIFCANMIHISPWEACVGLMRGAGHILSPGSALVTYGPYRFHGEFTAPSNEAFDRSLQQRDASWGVRDVDDVFACAESFGLRNEQILPMPANNHLLVFRRGPS, encoded by the coding sequence GTGAAGCAATCCAGCCCCGCGGCGCTGCGAAATCGGGATCCGATTCTCGAACAGCTGCGCCAGATCTTCCCAATGCAGGGCCTCGTGCTCGAGATCGCAAGCGGCACGGGGGAGCACGTGTTGCACTTCGCTGCCGCGCTACCGCAGCTCACCTTCCAACCCACGGACGCCAACCCCGCTTCCCTGGAAAGCGTGCGCGCACACCTCGCGGATGCAGCGCTCAGCAACGTGCTCGAGCCCAAGACTCTGGACGTTTGTGCGGAGGCCTGGCCCGTGGAGCGAGCCGACGCCATCTTCTGTGCGAACATGATTCACATCTCCCCCTGGGAAGCGTGTGTGGGGCTCATGCGTGGCGCCGGGCACATCTTGTCGCCAGGCTCGGCGCTCGTGACCTACGGCCCATACCGCTTTCATGGCGAGTTCACCGCACCAAGCAATGAGGCGTTCGACAGATCGCTTCAACAGCGCGACGCCAGCTGGGGCGTTCGCGACGTGGACGACGTGTTCGCATGCGCCGAAAGCTTCGGCCTGCGGAACGAGCAGATCCTACCCATGCCCGCCAACAATCACTTGTTGGTGTTTCGCCGAGGGCCATCATGA
- a CDS encoding beta-propeller domain-containing protein: MRSRNTLAALGISCLFVACGDGESADVPQPGDPGVFESDSPGSPGYGGPTGYGGSSGAAGAGSGGTGATNAGGSDPGKTIAEADVIQIENDRLYALSRYSGLTVVDVANPDAMKVLGTLRLEGTPFEMYVKDGVVHAMYSSWPVYGGSGVDASYQQTSGIVTLNAKNPSAIEKLSEFQVPGEISDSRRVDDLLYVVSYENGYCYNCRETESTTVISLDVSKPSQVVKVDELAYSAPNKTYSWGKRSVILNQDRIYIAGREWGGAEGSTIQIVDITDSTGKLAAGASVEAAGMIESRWQLDEKDGYLRVISQPGSWGVGNQPRMNTFKVESAYKVTKVADVAMVLPEPERLRSVRFDGNRAYAITFLQTDPLFVLDFSDPLAPKQLGELEIPGWVYHMEPRGNRLLALGFDQGNSDGSLNVSMFDVADMTKPTMLSRVHFGGNGWGDFAEDQDRIHKAFAIYDALGLIFVPYSGHSYTSDYYCGKWESGVQIVSFDDKGLKKRGSVDALGQARRALLHKSRLLTMSDVSVESFDVTDVDAPKRKDEVRLASIVGKTLVVGQRVVRLSAHYWSAETALDITTLPGAGMAEPLGTVRLDDVFGSEQNCAYGGYYYGSGAYGLHSDGTLLYVLRFGDAPAVAAIDISGDAPQVQSVIKLPAGQGTAGYSDYGYGYGSDVVDTGERWAALGKKLAVFSSEPDGQQVRGFVDVVDFSDAKNPKLHRVTLPPSDGFTSLHTAGSKVVLSRWAPSPTTPGKVRFYAERIETAGSAPSRLSPINVPGAVFDVDDSAKALLTLDFTRIEHKLPYPECVSKYGYGAVVWDEGSYGYAKDDLVKCVQMNRTLKHVSLGSIAVQNSAKAFPTNLLVYDTALGTDRVFAGAYVQTAGNYYSGSGYALVTISGLQTGTIEIAQTELNSKAGYFYASQLLAKGQDLYVVGEYPAQLFHLDASNAAAPKLSPPVDLGNQSVQHVTLHENKALCSHGEYGASWVALP; the protein is encoded by the coding sequence ATGCGCTCACGAAACACCCTCGCCGCCCTTGGAATCAGCTGTCTCTTCGTTGCCTGCGGCGATGGAGAAAGTGCGGACGTGCCGCAGCCGGGAGATCCGGGCGTGTTCGAGTCGGACTCGCCTGGGAGTCCGGGATACGGTGGGCCCACTGGGTATGGGGGCTCTTCCGGTGCCGCGGGCGCTGGCAGCGGGGGCACGGGCGCAACGAATGCGGGAGGCAGCGATCCTGGGAAGACCATCGCCGAGGCCGACGTGATCCAGATCGAGAACGACCGGCTGTACGCCCTCTCGCGCTACTCCGGATTGACCGTGGTCGACGTCGCCAACCCGGACGCGATGAAGGTGCTGGGTACCCTCCGACTCGAAGGCACGCCCTTCGAGATGTACGTGAAGGACGGCGTCGTGCACGCGATGTACTCGTCTTGGCCGGTGTACGGCGGCTCGGGCGTCGACGCCAGCTACCAACAGACGAGCGGAATCGTGACGCTGAACGCGAAGAACCCGTCGGCGATCGAGAAGCTGAGCGAGTTTCAAGTCCCTGGAGAGATCAGTGACTCGCGTCGTGTCGACGACCTGCTCTACGTCGTGAGCTACGAGAACGGCTACTGCTACAACTGCCGCGAGACGGAGAGCACCACTGTCATATCTCTGGACGTGAGCAAGCCCAGCCAGGTGGTGAAGGTGGACGAACTCGCCTACTCCGCGCCGAACAAGACCTACAGTTGGGGCAAACGCAGCGTGATACTGAACCAGGACCGCATCTACATCGCGGGCCGGGAATGGGGCGGTGCAGAGGGGTCGACGATTCAGATCGTCGACATCACGGACTCGACGGGCAAGCTGGCTGCCGGCGCCTCCGTCGAGGCCGCGGGCATGATCGAGAGCCGCTGGCAGTTGGACGAGAAGGACGGCTACTTGCGCGTGATTTCCCAGCCGGGCAGCTGGGGCGTGGGCAACCAACCGCGCATGAACACCTTCAAGGTGGAGTCTGCATACAAGGTCACGAAAGTGGCGGACGTGGCCATGGTGCTGCCGGAGCCAGAGCGCCTGCGCAGCGTGCGCTTCGACGGCAACCGAGCCTACGCCATCACCTTCCTGCAGACGGATCCCCTCTTCGTGCTGGACTTCAGTGATCCCTTGGCGCCCAAGCAGTTGGGCGAGCTCGAGATCCCGGGCTGGGTGTATCACATGGAGCCGCGCGGCAACCGACTCTTGGCGCTGGGCTTCGATCAAGGCAACTCAGATGGTTCCCTGAACGTGTCCATGTTCGACGTAGCGGACATGACCAAGCCCACGATGCTGAGCCGCGTACACTTCGGTGGCAACGGCTGGGGTGACTTCGCGGAGGATCAGGATCGCATTCACAAGGCCTTCGCCATTTACGACGCGTTGGGTCTCATCTTCGTGCCCTACAGCGGGCATAGCTATACGTCCGACTACTACTGTGGAAAGTGGGAGAGCGGGGTACAGATTGTCAGCTTCGACGACAAGGGGTTGAAGAAGCGGGGCAGCGTGGACGCGCTGGGACAGGCCCGACGCGCGCTGCTCCACAAGAGCCGACTCTTGACCATGAGCGACGTCTCGGTGGAGTCCTTCGACGTGACCGACGTGGACGCGCCGAAGCGCAAGGACGAAGTGCGGCTCGCCAGCATCGTGGGCAAGACACTGGTCGTCGGCCAACGCGTGGTGCGCCTCAGCGCCCACTACTGGAGCGCGGAGACGGCGCTGGACATCACCACCCTGCCTGGCGCTGGCATGGCGGAGCCCCTCGGGACAGTGCGGTTGGACGACGTGTTCGGGTCCGAACAGAATTGTGCGTACGGGGGCTACTACTACGGCTCTGGCGCATACGGCCTGCACTCGGATGGCACGCTCTTGTACGTCCTGCGCTTCGGGGATGCGCCGGCAGTAGCCGCCATCGACATCTCCGGGGACGCCCCGCAGGTCCAAAGCGTCATCAAGCTGCCTGCTGGGCAGGGCACCGCGGGCTACTCGGACTACGGCTACGGCTACGGCAGCGACGTCGTGGACACGGGCGAGCGCTGGGCGGCTTTGGGCAAGAAGCTCGCCGTCTTCAGCAGCGAGCCCGATGGTCAGCAAGTGCGCGGTTTCGTGGACGTCGTGGATTTCTCCGACGCGAAGAACCCAAAGCTGCACCGCGTTACGCTGCCTCCCAGCGACGGCTTCACCAGCCTGCACACGGCAGGATCGAAAGTGGTGCTCAGCCGCTGGGCACCGTCGCCCACCACGCCCGGCAAGGTTCGCTTCTACGCGGAGCGCATAGAGACCGCGGGCAGCGCGCCCAGTCGCCTCTCCCCCATCAACGTTCCGGGCGCCGTGTTCGACGTGGACGACAGCGCGAAGGCGCTTCTGACTCTGGACTTCACCCGCATCGAGCACAAGCTCCCCTATCCCGAGTGCGTTTCCAAGTACGGCTACGGTGCAGTCGTTTGGGACGAGGGCAGCTACGGCTACGCCAAGGACGACCTCGTGAAGTGCGTTCAGATGAACCGCACCCTCAAGCACGTCTCCCTGGGCAGCATCGCGGTGCAGAACTCGGCCAAGGCGTTTCCCACGAATCTCCTGGTGTACGACACGGCGCTGGGCACGGATCGCGTGTTCGCCGGGGCCTACGTCCAGACCGCGGGCAACTACTACAGTGGCTCGGGCTATGCGCTAGTGACGATCTCGGGTCTGCAGACCGGTACGATCGAGATCGCCCAGACCGAGCTGAATTCGAAGGCCGGCTACTTCTACGCGAGCCAGCTACTGGCCAAGGGGCAGGACCTCTACGTCGTGGGCGAGTACCCCGCCCAACTGTTTCACCTGGATGCGTCCAATGCAGCGGCGCCCAAGCTGAGCCCACCCGTCGACCTGGGCAACCAGTCCGTGCAGCACGTCACTCTGCACGAGAACAAAGCCCTGTGCTCCCACGGCGAGTACGGCGCCAGCTGGGTTGCGCTACCCTGA
- a CDS encoding DUF1223 domain-containing protein → MRPLFPLLLALPIALGACSRREERRPTELQSAPALTPESPSTVGAGAAAAGAPAAVVELFTSEGCSSCPAADENLARIAAAARKHETRVFALSFHVDYWNYIGWADPFSDASYSERQRSYARRLGSGVYTPQMVVNGSDQMLGSSEGDADAAIERALAAPMSHALKVSARNGRSYEVTVTGPATDVVVQLAVVQGARDVRVTRGENRGRTLSHANVVRALVGERTSVPATIVLEPQLPRTVDAQQSAAVVWVADAKSGRVLGAEATGILARTD, encoded by the coding sequence GTGCGCCCGCTTTTTCCGCTGCTGCTTGCCTTGCCCATCGCGCTTGGGGCCTGCTCTCGCCGAGAGGAACGGCGACCCACCGAGCTGCAGTCGGCTCCGGCGCTCACCCCCGAGTCGCCCTCGACGGTCGGCGCTGGCGCAGCGGCGGCGGGCGCACCGGCGGCGGTGGTGGAGCTCTTCACCAGCGAGGGTTGTTCGAGCTGTCCAGCCGCCGACGAGAATCTCGCGCGCATCGCCGCTGCGGCCCGGAAGCACGAGACCCGGGTGTTCGCGCTCTCCTTTCACGTGGACTACTGGAACTACATCGGCTGGGCCGATCCCTTCAGTGATGCCAGCTACTCCGAGCGCCAGCGCAGCTACGCGCGCCGGCTTGGCAGCGGCGTGTACACGCCGCAGATGGTGGTGAACGGCAGCGACCAGATGCTCGGGTCCAGTGAGGGCGACGCGGACGCTGCCATCGAGCGCGCCTTGGCCGCGCCCATGAGCCACGCCCTGAAAGTGAGCGCGCGCAACGGCCGGAGCTACGAGGTCACAGTGACGGGGCCCGCCACGGACGTCGTCGTGCAATTGGCCGTCGTGCAAGGCGCGCGCGACGTACGCGTAACGCGCGGCGAGAACCGCGGACGCACTCTGAGCCACGCCAACGTGGTGCGCGCGCTGGTGGGCGAGCGCACCTCGGTTCCCGCGACGATCGTGCTCGAGCCGCAGCTTCCGAGAACCGTGGACGCGCAGCAGAGCGCTGCTGTGGTGTGGGTCGCGGATGCGAAGAGCGGGCGGGTCCTCGGCGCTGAGGCTACGGGCATACTGGCGAGGACGGACTAG
- a CDS encoding extensin family protein → MRSAAALISALALCCGTAACGTERAAQPTRTMANTPPTAPTPVPLQAPSADAAAPLDATPPPPPPDPGRANLDPEDDEVVGPPTPIADCEARLAQAGVSFKAAKLPLRTQPSGAQCGAEQVVIYEAGPAAIAWNVRPTVTCQMALGLSRFESILQEEAKAVLGSEVKRINQGGTYSCRKMARFALRSEHSYANAIDIYGVVLADGRTVTVKRHFGSLKEEPEAAESRFLRKVARRAFAEDVFSVVLTPFWDKLHHDHFHVDQARYRVNATSARAD, encoded by the coding sequence ATGAGAAGCGCAGCTGCGCTCATTTCTGCCCTCGCGCTCTGCTGCGGCACGGCGGCTTGTGGCACGGAGCGCGCCGCACAGCCCACGCGCACGATGGCGAACACACCGCCCACGGCGCCCACTCCGGTTCCGCTGCAAGCGCCATCCGCCGATGCCGCCGCGCCGCTGGACGCCACTCCGCCTCCGCCGCCCCCCGACCCGGGCCGCGCCAACTTGGATCCCGAAGACGACGAGGTCGTCGGACCGCCTACGCCGATCGCGGATTGTGAGGCGCGGCTGGCCCAAGCGGGTGTGAGCTTCAAAGCAGCAAAGCTACCGCTCCGCACACAGCCGTCGGGCGCGCAATGTGGAGCCGAGCAGGTCGTGATCTACGAAGCCGGCCCCGCTGCCATCGCTTGGAACGTGCGTCCGACCGTGACGTGTCAGATGGCCCTTGGCCTGTCCCGTTTCGAAAGCATTCTGCAAGAAGAGGCGAAGGCGGTCCTCGGCAGCGAAGTCAAACGCATCAACCAGGGGGGCACCTACTCGTGCCGCAAGATGGCGCGCTTCGCGCTGCGCAGCGAGCACAGCTACGCCAACGCCATCGACATCTACGGCGTCGTGTTGGCCGATGGCCGAACGGTCACCGTGAAGCGACACTTCGGCAGCTTGAAGGAAGAGCCCGAAGCTGCCGAGTCTCGATTCCTGCGCAAGGTGGCGCGCCGGGCCTTCGCGGAAGACGTCTTTTCCGTCGTGCTCACGCCCTTTTGGGACAAGCTTCACCACGATCACTTTCACGTGGACCAAGCGCGCTACCGCGTGAACGCCACCTCGGCCCGTGCCGACTAG
- a CDS encoding acyl-CoA dehydrogenase family protein, whose protein sequence is MDFEYSERARQTMTLVERFIKERVLPSEQTYLDQLVHTDDWRAWKIPPVLEELKAEAKSLGLWNLFLPDPDLGAGLDNRDYAPVAELTGRSFLAPEVFNCSAPDTGNAEVLVKYGSDEQKEQWLKPLLSGEIRSAFCMTEPAVASSDATNMKATATVVGDEVVLNGQKWWTSGAGDPRCGFFIFMGVTDPNADRHQRHSMVLVPKDTPGVKILRMVPVFGHLDEPHGHAEILFDDVRLPASSFIAGPGRGFEIAQGRLGPGRIHHCMRAIGAAERALERLCQRAVGRVAFGKRLSELSGNRDIIANARMAIDQARLLTLKAAWALDTTGTFGALVDISAIKVVAPNVLQQVTDAAIQIHGGEGMSDPELSRLMIMARALRIADGPDEVHRGMVARLELKKYS, encoded by the coding sequence ATGGACTTCGAGTACTCCGAGCGAGCGCGCCAGACCATGACGCTGGTGGAGCGTTTCATCAAAGAGCGCGTGCTGCCCAGCGAGCAGACGTATCTGGACCAACTGGTGCACACCGACGATTGGCGCGCGTGGAAGATCCCGCCGGTACTCGAGGAGCTGAAGGCGGAGGCGAAGTCGCTGGGACTCTGGAATCTGTTTCTGCCGGATCCGGATCTGGGTGCCGGCCTGGACAACCGAGACTACGCGCCGGTTGCCGAGTTGACGGGCCGCAGCTTCCTCGCGCCGGAGGTGTTCAACTGCAGCGCGCCCGACACGGGCAACGCCGAAGTGCTCGTCAAGTACGGCTCCGATGAGCAGAAGGAGCAGTGGTTGAAGCCGCTGCTTTCCGGCGAGATCCGTTCGGCCTTCTGCATGACGGAGCCAGCGGTGGCCTCCAGCGACGCAACGAACATGAAAGCCACCGCCACTGTCGTCGGTGACGAAGTCGTGCTCAACGGTCAAAAATGGTGGACCAGCGGCGCGGGCGATCCACGCTGCGGTTTCTTCATCTTCATGGGTGTGACGGATCCGAACGCGGACCGCCATCAGCGCCACTCCATGGTGCTCGTGCCCAAGGACACTCCGGGCGTGAAGATCCTGCGCATGGTGCCGGTCTTCGGGCACCTGGACGAGCCTCACGGGCACGCCGAGATCCTGTTCGACGACGTGCGCCTACCCGCGAGCAGCTTCATCGCAGGTCCTGGGCGCGGGTTCGAGATCGCGCAAGGGCGACTGGGCCCGGGTCGCATACACCACTGCATGCGTGCCATTGGCGCCGCGGAGCGTGCCTTGGAGCGACTGTGTCAACGCGCCGTGGGGCGTGTGGCCTTCGGCAAGCGCTTGTCGGAACTCAGCGGCAATCGCGACATCATTGCCAACGCGCGCATGGCCATCGACCAGGCGCGCCTGCTCACGCTGAAGGCCGCATGGGCACTCGACACGACGGGGACCTTCGGTGCGCTGGTGGACATTTCCGCGATCAAGGTCGTTGCGCCGAACGTGTTGCAGCAAGTGACGGATGCTGCCATTCAGATCCATGGTGGCGAAGGCATGTCCGACCCAGAGCTCAGCCGACTCATGATCATGGCGCGCGCTTTGCGCATTGCCGACGGACCCGACGAGGTGCACCGCGGCATGGTCGCGCGGCTAGAGCTGAAGAAGTACTCGTGA
- a CDS encoding zinc ribbon domain-containing protein: protein MAFVCKQCGHENDDVVTHCVQCKLFLRPRSRKRCAACGTLNHPDRTHCTGCQIDLSGPVQMRGAKKELLLALLAAGIIIPVIIWYSTRDQRGTATGQIRATGTYGDFTLAVNKCVSGQVDDFFGVWVMPELVEFKPGTMGWKGGLRLVRSGDQWAVYVSDPTTCHDYDCNETRLDPAKCKTFEVKVRDTDASRNDITAREGSARLECRDGAGSFDADVKFRGCVGFSNADDPDR from the coding sequence GTGGCTTTCGTCTGCAAACAGTGCGGTCACGAGAACGATGACGTCGTCACCCACTGCGTGCAGTGCAAGCTGTTCCTACGACCGCGCAGTCGCAAGCGGTGCGCAGCCTGCGGAACGCTGAACCATCCCGACCGAACGCACTGCACCGGGTGCCAGATCGATCTCAGCGGCCCGGTGCAGATGCGCGGTGCCAAGAAGGAACTGCTGCTGGCGCTCCTCGCTGCTGGAATCATCATTCCGGTCATCATTTGGTACTCCACGCGCGACCAGCGCGGGACGGCCACGGGTCAGATCCGCGCAACGGGCACGTACGGTGACTTCACCCTCGCCGTGAACAAGTGCGTGTCGGGACAGGTGGACGACTTCTTCGGGGTGTGGGTCATGCCCGAACTCGTCGAGTTCAAGCCCGGAACCATGGGCTGGAAGGGTGGGCTGCGCCTGGTGCGGAGTGGCGACCAGTGGGCGGTCTACGTCTCGGATCCGACCACCTGCCACGACTACGACTGCAACGAGACGAGGCTCGACCCCGCCAAGTGCAAGACTTTCGAAGTGAAGGTTCGGGACACCGACGCGTCGAGGAATGACATCACCGCCCGAGAGGGTTCGGCCCGTCTCGAGTGTCGCGATGGTGCGGGCAGCTTCGACGCAGACGTGAAGTTCCGAGGCTGCGTCGGGTTCTCGAACGCGGATGACCCCGACCGCTAG
- a CDS encoding SUMF1/EgtB/PvdO family nonheme iron enzyme encodes MTAWSCRREQSPAPAPPPISSGPAEAAPPIAAARSSASPTAAAAKAPATPKVAAPCPPDMVLVAGHVCVDRFEVSLSDQASGETLSPYYPVRKEYDGFLRERKGEAKKLSATVDAGADAVLDYPALSELQRGGHFVAQARSVPNVFPSGYLSRDTARAACEVAGKRLCRRSEWRTACRGEMGNKYPYGNKYERVQCNLGRGMHPSRILFGKPSASVIDPRLNLQTLDGEPLLRKTGATPTCKSPWGKDAVYDMVGNLDEWVDDDKGVFLGAAYTRYTKAGCDAAVDAHPAGYWDYSTGARCCKDPAIADSGAPTGESGAAPTTARADLEKRVKRLFSDDKAAAARRQLREALAATPWDETLNKLYDESLWRDPGFASKGRELGLESEIDAIKYLGGGSTITLRLLREGAPLYAFKPDQTRGASDYTSEIASWRLCELLRCAFYVPKNEPVRLEKGVFDALYARVSGEAQDTYARRNFRDLVWRDLDGRQYLHGAAEDWVPHLVELPVEHEDVWRPWLAQPPAGVALSRLGFAAIDAFSVKQARNSAIHRKHMERELRGMRAGELARQLSQLFAFDFLIGNWDRMSEKAEFYGANCHVAEGRVVSIDNGATFREGVHPKLEARLEAVQRFSASFIDRIRGLDQDSTLRRLYPDADARQRRRFFVFWKQRTLLLEHVAKLERRYGTREVLCWD; translated from the coding sequence GTGACGGCTTGGTCTTGTCGTCGCGAGCAGAGTCCCGCGCCCGCGCCGCCGCCGATCAGCTCGGGCCCGGCGGAAGCCGCCCCACCCATCGCAGCGGCCAGGTCCTCGGCATCGCCCACGGCCGCTGCTGCCAAGGCGCCCGCGACGCCGAAGGTGGCGGCGCCGTGTCCGCCGGACATGGTGCTCGTAGCAGGACACGTGTGCGTCGATCGCTTCGAGGTTTCGCTCAGCGATCAGGCCAGTGGTGAAACGCTCTCGCCCTACTACCCCGTGCGCAAGGAGTACGACGGGTTTTTGCGCGAGCGAAAAGGCGAAGCGAAGAAGCTCAGCGCCACAGTGGACGCCGGGGCCGACGCTGTCCTCGACTATCCGGCGCTCAGTGAGCTTCAGCGCGGAGGCCATTTCGTGGCGCAGGCGCGCTCCGTTCCCAACGTGTTTCCGAGTGGCTACTTGTCCCGCGACACGGCTCGCGCGGCCTGCGAGGTGGCTGGCAAGCGCCTCTGTCGCCGCAGCGAATGGCGTACGGCGTGTCGCGGCGAGATGGGCAACAAGTACCCCTACGGCAACAAGTACGAGCGCGTGCAGTGCAACCTGGGGCGCGGCATGCATCCATCCCGCATTCTGTTCGGCAAGCCGTCTGCCAGCGTGATCGACCCACGACTGAACCTGCAGACCCTCGACGGCGAGCCGCTGTTGCGCAAGACCGGCGCGACGCCCACCTGCAAAAGCCCCTGGGGCAAAGATGCCGTCTACGACATGGTCGGCAACTTGGACGAGTGGGTGGACGACGACAAAGGCGTGTTCCTGGGCGCGGCGTACACCCGCTACACCAAAGCTGGGTGCGACGCCGCGGTGGACGCGCATCCCGCGGGCTACTGGGACTACTCCACGGGCGCGCGCTGCTGCAAGGACCCGGCGATTGCCGATTCCGGCGCGCCTACGGGCGAATCCGGGGCGGCACCGACGACGGCGCGCGCCGACCTCGAAAAACGAGTGAAGCGCCTCTTCTCTGACGACAAGGCGGCCGCCGCACGACGCCAACTGCGGGAGGCGCTTGCCGCGACGCCCTGGGACGAGACCCTAAACAAACTCTATGACGAAAGCCTGTGGCGGGATCCGGGCTTTGCCAGCAAGGGGCGCGAGCTCGGTCTCGAGTCGGAGATCGACGCCATCAAGTACCTGGGCGGTGGCTCGACCATCACGCTGCGCTTGCTGCGCGAAGGCGCGCCCCTCTACGCCTTCAAGCCCGATCAGACCCGCGGCGCCAGCGACTACACGTCGGAGATCGCGTCCTGGCGCTTGTGCGAACTGTTGCGCTGCGCCTTCTACGTGCCCAAGAACGAACCGGTGCGCTTGGAGAAGGGCGTGTTCGACGCGCTCTACGCTCGCGTGTCCGGTGAAGCGCAGGACACCTACGCGCGCAGGAACTTTCGGGATCTGGTGTGGCGTGACCTCGACGGACGGCAGTATCTCCACGGCGCCGCAGAGGACTGGGTTCCGCACTTGGTGGAGCTGCCAGTGGAGCACGAAGACGTGTGGCGCCCGTGGCTCGCGCAACCGCCCGCGGGCGTGGCGCTTTCCCGTCTGGGCTTCGCCGCCATCGACGCGTTCTCGGTGAAGCAGGCACGCAATTCTGCGATTCACCGCAAACACATGGAGCGCGAGCTGCGCGGCATGCGCGCCGGCGAGCTGGCGCGGCAGCTGAGTCAGCTCTTCGCCTTCGACTTCTTGATCGGCAACTGGGACCGCATGAGCGAAAAGGCCGAGTTCTACGGGGCGAACTGCCACGTCGCGGAGGGGCGAGTGGTCAGCATCGACAACGGCGCCACCTTTCGCGAAGGCGTGCATCCGAAGCTCGAGGCGCGCCTCGAAGCGGTGCAGCGCTTCAGCGCGTCCTTCATCGACCGCATTCGCGGCCTCGATCAGGACAGCACGTTGCGTCGGCTCTATCCCGACGCCGACGCCAGGCAGCGAAGACGCTTCTTCGTGTTCTGGAAGCAGCGCACGCTCTTGCTCGAGCACGTGGCAAAGCTCGAGCGCCGCTACGGCACGCGCGAAGTGCTGTGTTGGGATTAG